CAATAATAAACCTAATAAATAACAGGAGCTTAATATGAAAAGCACAAAAAAGACTACCAACAAATACCAACACAAACTAATAGTAGCAATATCAACAATTGACTATATCAATAATAAACATAAAAAATACACACAAAGCAATCTACTTTACTACTTTAATGGAAACTTAAAACGCAATGGTCATAAAGAAACTACTCTTAAAACATTTCAAAAATATCTTTATAAATTAGAAAAAGTATTTAAAGTAACAATTAATTATCACAAACACTTGGGTGTTAACATGGGAACTGAAGTTCATTACAAACTTAAATACTCTAAAAAAGAATGTCACTTTATAATCAATAAACACTTTAGAGATAAAAAAGAAGAAAGATTTCAAAAACGTGTAAGTACATATCATACAAAAACTTGTAATAAAAAGGAGAATGTAGAAAAAGCGGAGTGTTTTAATAATAACTATAATAATAAAAAAGAAGATAAGAAAAACATAAAATTCATAGAAAAATTACAAGTAGAAAAATATGCTAAAAAATGCAATTTTAAATCAAATGCTTTCCTTTCTATTTTGAATTTAGAAATGGATAAAGATTTTAAAATTCAATCATTTAAAGCCATCAAAATAGCTGAAAATAATGTGTATAAACACATAGACAGGATTAAATCAAATAACAGTAAACTTAAAAGCAAACAACAAGAATTAAGTAAGGTATTAGATGAGACAAAAAATAATCTAAAAGATGAGGGATATGACAGCAAACAATTAGAGAACCAAATACAAAATGTGTATGAACAATATAAAAACAAACCCCACTTTATCATAGAAAAAGATAAATACAATGATTTAAAGAAGATAGTAGAAAGACTTAAAAAAACAGTAGCATATGTTAAAACAAATATAAAAGAAGATAAAAAAGATATTAGGAATAACATCTTTAGCATACTTCTTGATCAGTTAAGGCATAAAATAGACACATCGGTTTTAGTACCAATATTAAAGAATTATTTAAGCAAGCAGGACAAATTAGAATATAGCAAGGTATTTAGTAACCATTACTACTGTGAACTTTTAGAGTTAATGGAAGATAATAAAGATAATTTACAATTAGGGGAATCTAAAAAAATTACTAGTTAAGGATTAGTTATGGAGAGTGTATTAGAACGCCTTAAAGAGAAAAAGTTAGAAATTAAGGATGAAGTCAAAAATAGAGGTCTTTTTACAAAAATAGAGAAAATTGATAACAAAACAATATATCACACAAAGATAATGAATGATTTCTATGCGTTTGGAGTTGATGAAAGACAAAAGGATAAATTCTTTATTTCATTTAGAGGGCTATTTAATCAATCAAAAATAACACCTTTTAATTTATTTTCTATAAAAGGAGATGATAAATTTTTAGGCATTTATTACGGATATAGGAAACCGATACAGAATATTGTGAAAAAGTATGAGGAAAATGGAATTGTTAAAACAACTTCATTTTCAAAAGTTTATTACATAGAATTTAGATTTAAAAAAGGTAGTGTTTGTTGTTATATTAAAGGGATATCTCGTTTAATTAGGAAAGATAAATTAGATACAAAATATTATCAATCTTTAATTGAAAATATTTCAAAACTAGAGAAAGAAGTATATGAATTTTACGGGAAGAAGTTACCAGAAGGAGGTTTTATAGAAAAATGGATAAAAAAAAACCAGAAATAATAACAATAGCATCAATTAAGGGTGGCGTTGGTAAAAGTGTACTAGCAGTTATTTTCAGTCACATTTTGAAAAATTTTAATAAAAAAGTTTTATTGGTTGATTTAGATCCTCAAAACAGTTTAACTAGCTATTTCATCAAGTATATAAAAAGTATTGAGGGTGTCAATGTATATTATATGCTTAAAGAATACAGAAATTCTAACCTAAATAAATATTTAAATAAGATAAGTAGTCAAATGTTTATTATACCTTCTCATCCAATTTTGTGCAAATTTGAACAAGAGGATGAAAGGTATAAAGAACAATTATTAGAACATTGCATAATCAAGATTTTATCTAATAATAATTTTGATTATATAATGATTGATACACCTCCTAGTTTGAGTCCTTTACTATACAATGCTTTAAAT
The sequence above is a segment of the Borrelia puertoricensis genome. Coding sequences within it:
- a CDS encoding DUF226 domain-containing protein — translated: MESVLERLKEKKLEIKDEVKNRGLFTKIEKIDNKTIYHTKIMNDFYAFGVDERQKDKFFISFRGLFNQSKITPFNLFSIKGDDKFLGIYYGYRKPIQNIVKKYEENGIVKTTSFSKVYYIEFRFKKGSVCCYIKGISRLIRKDKLDTKYYQSLIENISKLEKEVYEFYGKKLPEGGFIEKWIKKNQK
- a CDS encoding plasmid maintenance protein — encoded protein: MKSTKKTTNKYQHKLIVAISTIDYINNKHKKYTQSNLLYYFNGNLKRNGHKETTLKTFQKYLYKLEKVFKVTINYHKHLGVNMGTEVHYKLKYSKKECHFIINKHFRDKKEERFQKRVSTYHTKTCNKKENVEKAECFNNNYNNKKEDKKNIKFIEKLQVEKYAKKCNFKSNAFLSILNLEMDKDFKIQSFKAIKIAENNVYKHIDRIKSNNSKLKSKQQELSKVLDETKNNLKDEGYDSKQLENQIQNVYEQYKNKPHFIIEKDKYNDLKKIVERLKKTVAYVKTNIKEDKKDIRNNIFSILLDQLRHKIDTSVLVPILKNYLSKQDKLEYSKVFSNHYYCELLELMEDNKDNLQLGESKKITS
- a CDS encoding ParA family protein, yielding MDKKKPEIITIASIKGGVGKSVLAVIFSHILKNFNKKVLLVDLDPQNSLTSYFIKYIKSIEGVNVYYMLKEYRNSNLNKYLNKISSQMFIIPSHPILCKFEQEDERYKEQLLEHCIIKILSNNNFDYIMIDTPPSLSPLLYNALNVTDKVIIPVQLERWSVEAFPMLMDAIEEVNIFKNKKIDVSIVENQFVKNRNTFKDIEELVLKNYGMFIKGKIHSLNSIKILINELKEPDMQAIYYKEAQEALEKIVKVR